The Allorhodopirellula heiligendammensis genome includes a window with the following:
- a CDS encoding rhodanese-like domain-containing protein, whose translation MYKSVAFLALVLFCVIEPKIAAAQILDFFSSGPAIETIETADLNVLITARQQAEAKATAAGEQPEEAGFVLVDVRSDAEQKVSLIPGAITKAAFEKDAKKYQDRTVIVYCLSGGRSKAYAKQLVGKGAKVKNYQGSILAWVNAELPLVTPEGKPTNRVHTVSDRYQVPAKYEQVTQ comes from the coding sequence ATGTACAAATCGGTCGCCTTCCTCGCCCTGGTCCTATTCTGCGTGATCGAACCAAAGATCGCAGCGGCGCAGATTCTAGACTTTTTCAGCAGCGGACCAGCAATTGAAACAATCGAGACCGCCGACCTGAACGTACTGATTACCGCCCGGCAGCAAGCCGAAGCCAAGGCAACCGCCGCTGGCGAGCAACCCGAGGAGGCCGGTTTCGTGCTCGTCGATGTACGTAGCGACGCCGAGCAAAAGGTGTCCTTGATTCCGGGGGCCATCACGAAGGCCGCCTTTGAGAAGGACGCGAAGAAGTACCAGGATCGAACCGTGATCGTGTACTGCCTCAGTGGTGGTCGAAGCAAGGCATATGCGAAGCAACTCGTTGGTAAAGGTGCCAAAGTGAAGAACTATCAGGGAAGTATTTTGGCGTGGGTAAACGCCGAGCTACCACTGGTCACACCTGAGGGAAAGCCGACGAACCGAGTTCATACCGTCAGCGATCGTTATCAGGTTCCTGCCAAGTACGAACAAGTTACTCAGTGA
- a CDS encoding VWA domain-containing protein → MQITFDAPGYLWLLMLLPLVAIYGYRHLQSLGRLRCLLAVVLRVSVIAAVVLAIAGARLAWTTDRVSVMYVLDQSESINVDQRERLYEFARRNAAEHRSASREDLVGVILCGADASIEVPPFHDDLPSVSGRSPVEIRTDATNLEQALTLAAASMPTDTRRRIVVFTDGNETQGHVEEVAAPIIASGIGIDFVAVSPQAGADVIVERIDMPTEIRTGQPLEARVVVENIVDANDVTPTDDSESVDQSRESTQAGSRSVQGRLRITRTFNGEEELLAEQSVEVAPGKNVFPLRHTITRPAPYTYSAQFIADSSAGDSRPQNNRSNTFVNVRGKSRVLLIEPANQSEDWTNFVDMLREESIEVTVQPSHATFTSLAELQAYDAVILANVPRVGGDSANSISQFTDDQISLLVRNTQQLGAGLLMIGGPDSLGAGGWTGTELETAMPVDFEIKNAKVNAVGALSLVIDSSGSMDGEKMVLCKAAARAAVMMLGPSDSLGIISFDSAAHEVIPMQKVGQRSHMLPMIGRIRPGGGTDMYPAMRQAFAQLTRANASVKHMIVLTDGQTHANDFLSLVQQMKAAGITVTAVAIGQGADVNLLRRIANAGGGKLYHVISPKAIPQIVMRESRRVSRPLIFESGEGVQPQITYSHELLAGIDTPPPIHGYVMTTMKDSPLAQALIQAPGPQETNHPILAVWQYGLGRSAVLTTDGGQRWASDWNSWSGDSKLVSQLVRWLMRPAGDTGQFSLATIVRDDGVEVVVNALDAQDQFLNFLEPAGSVLGPDMQPISLSLSQTSPGRYAGTFPTDQAGNYFIQVIPDASSAPLTTAVTVSTTKEYRARQINTPLMDRVAKSQIDTSSGGEVVRLSEVDADQPIELNPFRSGLAAIGSIRDAWPMLVLLACCLFFADVMVRRIAPRMGWVKQFLSSAATEPESVTASVSRLDALRQAKSRAHASKPPAPMERPLAEPASETEELSYSERLLRAKQNARRS, encoded by the coding sequence ATGCAAATTACCTTTGATGCACCGGGCTACTTGTGGTTGCTGATGCTACTGCCACTGGTGGCGATCTACGGCTACCGGCATCTGCAGAGTTTGGGGCGACTGCGTTGTCTGCTGGCAGTGGTGCTGCGTGTCTCCGTGATCGCAGCGGTCGTGCTGGCGATCGCGGGTGCGAGGCTGGCTTGGACGACCGATCGGGTGTCGGTGATGTATGTGCTCGATCAATCGGAAAGCATCAATGTCGATCAGCGTGAGCGGTTGTATGAGTTTGCACGGCGCAATGCAGCGGAGCATCGCAGTGCATCACGCGAGGATTTGGTGGGCGTGATCCTATGTGGCGCCGATGCGTCAATTGAGGTCCCCCCTTTTCACGATGATCTGCCGAGCGTTTCCGGACGCAGTCCAGTCGAGATTCGCACCGATGCGACCAACCTTGAGCAAGCCCTGACGTTGGCAGCCGCGTCCATGCCAACAGATACGCGGCGACGAATCGTCGTCTTTACCGATGGCAATGAAACCCAAGGACACGTCGAAGAAGTAGCGGCACCGATCATCGCATCGGGAATCGGTATCGACTTCGTAGCCGTTTCGCCGCAGGCGGGCGCGGATGTGATCGTCGAGCGAATTGACATGCCCACCGAAATCCGCACGGGGCAACCACTCGAAGCACGTGTGGTTGTCGAGAATATCGTCGATGCAAATGATGTGACACCCACCGACGATTCAGAGAGCGTCGACCAATCGCGGGAGTCGACACAGGCCGGGAGTCGCAGCGTTCAAGGGCGATTGCGAATCACACGAACGTTCAACGGCGAGGAAGAGTTGTTGGCCGAGCAGTCTGTTGAGGTTGCTCCGGGGAAGAATGTGTTTCCGCTACGGCACACGATCACACGGCCGGCACCCTATACGTACTCTGCACAGTTCATCGCAGATTCGTCCGCAGGCGACTCGCGGCCGCAGAACAATCGGTCGAACACTTTCGTCAACGTTCGTGGCAAGAGTCGGGTATTGCTGATCGAACCCGCTAACCAATCGGAGGATTGGACAAATTTTGTTGACATGCTGCGTGAGGAGTCGATCGAAGTTACTGTGCAACCGAGTCATGCCACGTTCACTTCCCTCGCGGAGCTACAAGCGTATGACGCGGTCATCTTGGCCAATGTGCCCCGTGTCGGTGGTGATTCCGCAAACTCCATTTCGCAGTTCACCGACGATCAAATCTCGCTACTCGTTCGCAATACCCAGCAACTCGGTGCCGGTTTGCTGATGATCGGCGGTCCCGACTCGCTCGGCGCAGGTGGCTGGACGGGCACGGAACTGGAAACGGCCATGCCGGTAGATTTCGAGATCAAGAATGCGAAGGTCAACGCAGTGGGTGCTCTGTCGCTGGTTATCGATAGCTCGGGATCGATGGACGGTGAAAAAATGGTGCTGTGCAAAGCTGCGGCGCGGGCGGCGGTGATGATGCTCGGGCCCAGCGATTCGCTCGGCATCATCTCATTTGACTCCGCCGCACATGAGGTCATTCCCATGCAAAAGGTCGGACAACGCTCCCACATGCTGCCGATGATCGGTCGGATTCGACCGGGCGGAGGCACGGACATGTACCCCGCGATGCGGCAGGCCTTCGCCCAATTGACGCGTGCTAACGCGTCGGTCAAACACATGATCGTGTTGACCGACGGACAAACTCACGCAAATGACTTTCTCAGTCTTGTTCAGCAAATGAAGGCTGCGGGGATCACGGTTACCGCCGTCGCGATTGGCCAAGGTGCCGACGTGAATCTGCTCCGGCGGATAGCCAATGCAGGAGGTGGCAAGCTCTATCATGTGATATCTCCCAAGGCGATCCCACAGATCGTGATGCGGGAGTCCCGTCGGGTTTCGCGGCCGCTGATCTTTGAAAGCGGTGAAGGTGTCCAACCGCAGATTACCTACTCGCACGAATTGTTAGCAGGTATCGATACCCCGCCGCCGATTCATGGCTACGTCATGACGACGATGAAAGACAGTCCTTTGGCTCAGGCGTTGATCCAAGCACCCGGGCCCCAGGAAACGAATCATCCGATACTGGCAGTTTGGCAATACGGGCTTGGTCGTTCAGCCGTCCTTACCACCGACGGTGGCCAACGGTGGGCCAGTGACTGGAATTCGTGGTCGGGCGACTCCAAGCTGGTCAGCCAACTGGTGCGGTGGTTGATGCGACCGGCGGGTGATACGGGCCAGTTCTCACTAGCGACAATCGTACGTGATGACGGTGTCGAAGTTGTTGTCAACGCACTCGACGCTCAAGATCAGTTTTTGAACTTCCTCGAACCCGCTGGATCAGTGCTCGGACCCGACATGCAGCCGATCTCGCTGTCCCTCAGTCAGACATCACCGGGGAGATATGCGGGAACATTTCCAACCGATCAAGCGGGTAACTACTTTATCCAAGTCATTCCCGATGCATCGTCGGCTCCACTGACGACGGCCGTGACGGTCTCGACCACCAAGGAATATCGGGCCCGACAGATCAATACACCCCTGATGGATCGTGTTGCGAAATCACAGATCGACACGTCATCCGGTGGAGAGGTCGTGCGTCTGTCTGAGGTGGATGCGGACCAACCAATTGAGCTCAATCCGTTCCGTAGCGGACTGGCGGCGATTGGCTCGATCCGCGATGCGTGGCCCATGCTCGTACTGCTCGCCTGCTGCCTGTTCTTTGCCGATGTGATGGTGCGTCGCATCGCGCCACGAATGGGGTGGGTAAAGCAGTTCCTGTCATCGGCCGCCACGGAACCGGAGAGCGTTACCGCCAGCGTCAGCCGCCTCGATGCGCTCCGCCAAGCGAAGTCTCGAGCCCATGCGAGCAAGCCGCCGGCACCTATGGAACGACCGCTGGCTGAACCGGCAAGCGAGACGGAAGAACTTAGCTACAGCGAACGCCTCTTACGTGCCAAGCAGAACGCACGACGCTCGTAA
- a CDS encoding dienelactone hydrolase family protein: MRFLFLILAPLFVCQHAIAEVRTKTVEYQDGDVTLEGFVAWDPAVTGHTVPGVLVVHQWMGLTAYEKGRCQQLAELGYVAFALDIYGQDDRPGTIQEAGQTATIYKQDRDLYRRRLNLGLDQLRKQTGVNKDQIAAIGYCFGGTGVIELARSGAEINGVVSFHGGLDSPSPDDGKNIAAKILICHGADDPFVPEADIKACVAEFDAAEVDWQMNIYSHAVHSFTQPMAGNDNSRGAAYNADADRRSWAAMRIFFAEIFDQDVFKKTAK, from the coding sequence ATGCGTTTCCTGTTTCTCATACTCGCACCCCTGTTTGTTTGCCAGCACGCGATTGCTGAAGTCCGCACCAAGACCGTCGAGTATCAAGACGGTGACGTGACCCTCGAGGGATTCGTCGCGTGGGATCCGGCTGTCACCGGTCATACCGTGCCAGGCGTGCTCGTCGTGCATCAGTGGATGGGACTTACCGCTTATGAGAAAGGGCGGTGCCAACAGCTCGCCGAACTGGGATACGTCGCCTTCGCGTTGGATATCTACGGCCAGGATGATCGACCCGGTACCATCCAGGAAGCGGGCCAGACCGCGACGATCTACAAGCAGGACCGAGATCTGTATCGCCGTCGCCTCAATCTGGGCCTGGACCAACTGCGCAAACAGACCGGTGTCAACAAAGACCAAATTGCCGCGATCGGGTATTGCTTTGGTGGCACTGGCGTCATCGAACTGGCCCGCAGCGGAGCGGAAATCAATGGCGTCGTCAGCTTCCACGGCGGCTTGGATTCCCCCTCCCCCGACGACGGCAAAAACATCGCGGCCAAGATCCTCATCTGCCACGGAGCAGATGATCCATTCGTACCCGAGGCCGATATCAAGGCTTGCGTGGCCGAGTTCGATGCGGCCGAGGTGGACTGGCAAATGAACATCTACTCCCACGCTGTGCATTCATTCACGCAACCCATGGCGGGAAATGACAACTCTCGTGGTGCCGCATACAACGCGGACGCAGACCGTCGCTCTTGGGCGGCGATGCGGATTTTCTTCGCGGAAATTTTTGATCAGGATGTTTTCAAGAAAACCGCCAAGTAG